The Cydia splendana chromosome 7, ilCydSple1.2, whole genome shotgun sequence genome contains the following window.
acaaagttactggattaataaCCTACAACCTCCATATTTATTGTTCACGTATTTAGTAATTATTGTACTTTCCGACGCCGATTCTGTTTTAGCAATGTGTTAGGATTTTAATCTTGTTTTGATACccggttccgtacccaaagggtaaaaacggcaccctattactaagactccgctgtccgtcggtctgtctgtccgtctgtctgtctatctgtctgtcaccaggctgtatctcatgaaccgtgcgCATGAATAGCtaataggcagttgaaattacGCAAagatgatgtaggtatttccgttgccgctacaacaaatactaaaaacagaatataataaatatttaagtgacccatacaacaaacgtgatttgccgttttttgcgtaatggtatggaacccttcgtgccctagtccgactcgcacttggctggttttttttttcatttttactcATTGTGCAGACAGAATATGAGGCGAGACCATCCTAATAACAGTTTGTTACGCCGCCTGTTATTGATCGCTGTCATTTGTCACTAGCGTGCCAATAAtggttgttatttttaatttctagCGAATCTGAGCGTTTCCGCTTTAATTAAGTTTGTGTCCTATAAAAATAACTCCTGTtggtaggtataatatttttatcacAAACATTATGAAAATCTCAGTGGCTATGTATCATTGATATATCGCAAATTTTATCAACAATAGATTTAAAGTAGATGGTAGATGCAAATATCTTAGTTGACACTTCGACTGACTTTATTTGAATTACTGTATAACTTATCCtattatttgacgaccggtctggtctagtggatattagtgaccctgtctgctaagccgatggtcctgggttcgaatcccagtaagggcatttatttgtgtgatgaacactaatatttgttcctgagtcatggatgttttctatgtatataagtatgtatttatctatacaagtatgtatatcgtcgcctagtacccatagtacaagctttgcttagtttggggctaggtttgatctgtgtaagatgtcccctaatatttatatttatttattgcaccgATATAAGGCAACCAAAGGTCAGGTCATGGTGTTTCAACGCTATCGTGTTTTCTTTAGTATTTTAATTGCAAGGCAACAGTTATCAAAGTCGTAAACAAATTACTCATAAGTAACACGAGGCAGCGCGATATAGGGTACGGtctgaatataaataaaaataatattttatgcctAATAACTAATTATCAACAGATACTTATTACATTATATTCGCGCGTGCGGCGATAATGGTTGTTTACGAGACGAATCACGGGCAAGCCCCATTTACTGGGCGAGACAGTACAAATGAACAACATTTGTTTAAAACGACAATTTATTTAGGCTATAACTTATCTTACAAAGTACCTAACTTGCCAAAAGCACCTTTGTGTGATGAATAGTTGTTAGTTTGTTTTTTAAGTCTAAGTTAATGTCTAAGTCCTCTAAGTTAATGTTAGGTACTTAGGCTGGAATTGCTCGTGACTTTCAATAATTGCCAAAAACCCTCGCCCTGTCAAACATGGACCTTATAAAGGACTTTTAAACTTTGTTATagaataggtttttttttattttgacgtCGCATTTTTATACAGAGGCCTGTCGGATTCTCAAATATCAATTTTCATCATGCTATTCCAAAAATGGCATCATGCTAATGttataacttaaaaaatattatgccCCAAATTAcacttttacattattttattaaaattagaacaaTTTTACTAAAGTCATCGCGGAAAAactatcaaaaataaaataaatcgacgtgcccctagccagccgcatgttccaagttgaatataaaaacttcgcttcgcttcgctcgttcgattaaatCTTGCTACATTAATGAAAAGTAACAAAAATACTTCCATTGACTCACTACAACCGTTCTACCACCAAAAGTTGGGTCTATATtgggtcgcataataattgattgtcctaatgtaatgttacgaataaaactcatttcgcatacttaattgttattgtgctgaaactaataacatttctgaataattataaaacaaacctttttttttttttttttttttttaagaggggaaatgctttacgcataccacccggcgcggtgacgggccgggatggttatgtgggactccctgttgtgggctaatgagaccccaggtttacccactaaaacccctctgttgccgcctcgctgctatatggcgaggtcccaggaacgccgaagtactcttccgcaacctcgccagcggccgtccggactcggacccgactCTAGGGGAAATCACCCCTTCACCTCAGTGGGCGCGTTGATTACACATCGCGCCCGCCCACGCAGGGACCTTTGTGTGGGCGACAGACGTCCCCGAGCCTGCCGCCCACAAGTGCCCTTATGGGGGTAACCGGCGGTCGTATGCCAACCGCCGCCGCCCCACGCGCTTGCGGCGCATTGGCTGAGAGGCCGGATCTTCCTCTCTGCTACGCTCCGCTGCCTCCTTCTGCACCATCACGTCCTCGCAGAAGGAGGCCACCGCCTTCCATCGACTCTCCCCACCAAGCATGGCTTTTACCACCGCTGGCAAGGACAAGTCTCTCCCCACTACGGCCACGAGTGCGGCCCTCTCATCAGCCCACGCTGGGCAAATGGCCAGCGTGTGTAGCGCCGTGTCTTCGGCATTGCCGCAGTCGTGGCATTGCATAGTTGGTTCCCGTCCCGCCCTCCTACACAGGTATCTCCCGAAGCAACCATGCCCCGAGAGGACCTGAGTAAGGTGGAAGGAGAGGAACCCCCCCTTTCTTCTGATCCATCGCTCCAGAACGGGTCGGATGGCTTCGACGGTCCAGTGGCCGGCACTTGGCGCCTCCAATCTCTCTTTCCACTTCTGGAGGAGCACTCGACGGGAATCAAGTCTCCAGCGTCTTACCTCCTCCAGAGGTGGTTGAACCCCCCTGGCCCGCGCCTCAGAGACACGCCAATAAACATCAGCGAGCGCTGCTGCGTCGAGGTCCCAGGACGGAGTCCCCGCCAACACGCACGCTGCCTCGTGGGATACGGAGCGGTATGCCCTCACCATCCTGACCGCCATAACCCGCTGCGGCCTCCGCAACTGGGCTTGATTTTCGGCGGTCAGGGTGAATGCCCAAATGGGCGCCCCATATAGGGCCATCGACCGCACAACACCCGCGTACAGTTTCCTGCAGCCCACATTCGGCCCACCGACGTTGGGTAGAAGCCGGCTGAGTGCCGACGCCGCTCCAATTAGTTTGGGAGCAAGGCCCTCAAAATGTTTCTTGAACGTCCAACGGCTGTCAAGGACTATGCCTAGGTACCGCATTGTCGACTTGACACCAATGGACGTTCCCCCCACCATTAAGCTGGAACCCGCCGGAGGGGCCTTCCGAGGCCCATGGAAACACAAGGCCTCTGATTTGTTAAGGGCCACCTCCAGCCCCAGCCTCCTGATCCGAGTCACGACCGACGCTACTCCCGCTGTGGCCCGAATTGACGCCTCCCTGAAGTTGTTGCCGCGAGCCGTTACCAGTGTATCGTCGGCGTAACAGGTCACGCTCACCTCCGGCAAGTTGGCCCCCCTCAGCACCCAGTCGTACccgatgttccacaggagtggTCCTAGGACAGACCCCTGTGGAACGCCGCACGACAGCCCCTTCTCCTCCCAAGCACCTACCCTATTCTACACAacctatgcaaaatattttcgaaaatactcTGTGTTTCAGCTGGAGaaaaattatgcgaaatgaattttatgcgtaacattacattaggacaatcaattattatgcgacgagATTGGCAGCTAGGCACCCCCAAAAGTTGTAAATacagtattttaataaaattatacgagGTGACGACAACCcatggtacctacctaccgtttatttttaatgaatttgagactctaaacaaatgaattgttttatgaatctacatgaaaataaaataacaataactagCTCTTTGTCACAAATTCGTCTGCATAGAATTCGTAATATTCCCCATTCCAATATTCAATCTACGAGTATACCACTCCcttatatttaagaaaacatGTGGATGAAATTATGTAGGCATTTGTGTCATCCGGCTTATAAAATTGTCTTACAGCCAAATATTTACCAGTTGGTTTAACCGTTATTACTGAAAACGCATTTTacctagttaaaactagttttcaatATCGCCTCAGTGAAAACGTGTTTTCATTAGtgagttaaaactagttttctgtAAGGCTTCGGTGAAAACTATAGTTTTAACCGGGATTTTTCACTAAAAACTAGTTTCACTAAAATGGGGTTATTACGGTGACATGGGTACACATAAAATCAACGAACTCACTAAATTTTTCAGAAATAGAAATGTGTAGTTATCAAAATACATTCTAATTATAAACACATCCTGATGTTGTTTTTATGTTAGAGCAATAACAAGTGTGACAAATAGTCTGGGTCAACAGAGGCCGACCCTTGTCCAATCGTACCTATAGTACTCGTTGGTTATTCGTCGCCTTCCGGCCACTTGACCTTAGATAGACGCTGTTGCTATGTGCAGTGCACGAGTACTGCTACTTGTTTCACAAATCTTTTCTCTTAGCTGTAAGTTCAATCTAACATAAATTGATATCGAGATACATAGCTACTGGACGTAATCAGAGATCTAAGTCATACTGGATGGCCGAGGTTCAGTGATTGAGAAGAGTTGGATATTGTGAATGACATAGCCCTGTCGACAACGATTTACAACTGGGGGGCATCGTATGTGGTTGATGATATCTGAGATATCTTTATTGACAAATTGTGGACCTTACCGTTTAAGCTAGAAGATTCAAAATGTAATGAGTGCTTATTTAATGCATGTTTTGAGTGCCCTACTCAAGAACGCTCCATTTCCCAAGTCATGCGTTCACTTGTACCTAccgacttatttatttatttatattttattgcacaaacatgtacaaatgtagaaaaaaattacaaatggcaaacttaatgccaaaatggcattctctaccagtcgaTAATTGggtcatacatatacatatacacataCCTATTTCAataacttataatttttttttaccgtgaatgtaaatatttataaacctACACAAACATATGgtatactattacttatttattaactaAGATACATGTTACTACTTACATATAATGTAAAACTCCAAGGGAGGCGCGAAACAATCCGGAGATTCGCCGTTGGCGACTCGGCTCACTGCACTGACTGTTGTGGCGCTGTAAATGTAACgtcataattatacattttactaCGAAATGTGAGTTAAGTTCCAGTTAAGTCTCTCAATTTAAGAACATGCGAATGGATTGAAATTTCACTCAGATAAAATTGCGACCACACACAAACCTTTAATACGGTTACTTATTGTAATATCTAAACGAAACTTTTAAATTGCCGTTTAAGGCATTTCAATAATTTGGTATCAAACTTTCAGTGCATATTAGATTATTCTATATTCTAGTTCAATAGGTAGTTAGTTAAGTAGTATGAGTCGTCTAATTAAGTCTAATGATAGCTAATGTTAAACAGATAAGAgctaattttaataatataagtaaGGACTTCATTACGAACGAGAAATGTGAAAGACAAAAATAGCTGACGATAAACAACATTATTATTAGATGACAGACATTTCTCTCCAAGTCTAGCCACTCAGCAACAGCGATAAATCACGAGACGTTTAGAcagtgttatcaaacataattataattgttGTTTTGTATACGTTATCGATGTAAACAAGTTTTAAGTAACTCCGTACTATGGACCTTCGGGAACTATTTTTAGGCCCGCGTGGAGATGTTTGATCCATTGAACAGTTGTTAGTTAGACCGAGCGACCGTGCAGTGCCGGTGCAACCAAAATCAGCCAAAAATGAATTCGTtacaatatgtaggtatatttttaaaacccgtacttttaagtttttttattttagaatttttaaaGTTACTTTATAATATGTCACGTTAAGTACAAGCTTTTTGTAAGTTTACCTATTAGTTAAGAAGGAATcttttttggaacaaaaactaTTATAACTTTATACCTATTTCATAACGTGTATCTAatgcttttgttttgttttgtttcagttatttattataatggTATTATTAGGAAATAATTTAGTGGCGCCAGCGCAAGAAGAAACGCATCAATACAGGTTGTCCGACCCTGTTAATAAATGCAGCCATCGCCTGTCGCAGATGATAGCGAACTTATGCAATAACATGTACAAAATTGTGAAGAGAGATACACGTTCATCGATAATGATAGGTAAGAAAAGACTGTATTTATCTTTCATAAATCGGGAGCGCCTTAAAGGCCACTTTGTGAGTTAGCGCGTGGGTTATGCGGGTGGATTTGGGCGAGTAACACACAATTTGATATGCTGATCCAGCAAACTTctttctaaataaaaaatatatatttgtatatttttcgTTATATATTCTGCTACTCCTGGCGTCCCTGGCGAAGACGAAGGTAACTAAGACGATTTCATGATTTTATATTGTATATTAATggatatattttgtttttcaatGCCAGGATTTGATATAAATTTATGTTACCTTTTCTGGTTACATAGAAATTGTAGTGACACCCTGTGTATTCCTCAAGTGAATacaaatacgatggaaaacaataatgcactacatctgtaccctTGACCTTATAAAatccaaaaataataatatagtggAGTGTGCTCAAGCCATAAAAAGGTCAAATACGGCGTTCACTGaataagagatttcctttggtagAATCAATCTTGGTGttcctaaaatgtatttaagaagtggagccacctagatttttgatgcaggtgaggggtgggggggttttaAGAATCGGtgacgtctgaggttaatattttttaagtataggttctatgtcaagtttagtatcattttcaactaaatcaaagatgtagacatagatttcatttaaatcggttcagccgttattgatttcccatacaatcttacaccttccttttcacttttcagagatattttttttgaataaaaagtatcctatgttcttccccgggactcaaaatatctctataccaaattttatctaaatcggttcagcgtttattggatccccatacaaatttccacctcccttttcacacccttaagggatgatttttgagattaaaagtatGCTATTTTATTCCCTGGGACtgaaactatctctgtaccaaattttaactaaattggtttagcggtttaggCGTGaagaagaattaaaaaaaaagtatttttttcatattttatgtgtttttacttcggaatggtgtcattatgatatcataaatgaattcggcatccccgatttatacgaaaacgataccaaactcggcctagtagcttaaatgacatagatatcaagatcaagttgagagcccctcccctaaaaatttacatcaaaaatctcggtggctccacttcttaaatccatccttgggtcctaaggaccaatcctgccaaaggtaatctcttgttcacgcaacgccgtatccCACCCCCAGCACCTTCCGCTAAAAGTAATAATCACATTCAAGCAATTGACAATCACTGACGTCACGTTGTAAATATAACTTTGGTACATTAAGTGAAAAGTTAAAACTGTCATGTGCGTTGTAAGCGTGTAAACTTATTTAAATGTGTAGATATTTTTGTAACACTCAATGGTAAAGATATCTTTGACCTCGACTGTACATACTTTTTTCCCGCGTTTGTATTCCCATTCATAAATATTTCGTCCCATTCGTCTCTCTCTAAGCCCAAGGTGTATAATGAAGTTCAATAGGTCTTTGAATGCCTTTGCCCTGAGAAGCCACTGAAAGTACTTTGCCCAGACGATAGCATGCCATTCACACTTTACCTACCTTTATCGTCTGCTACTCACTAACATTCTATAATATATGTTGTCAGAAAGATAATTCAATAATCCTTCAACTCGGCATGAACTGGGAACACCCGTTTTGTTATTTTGAGTACGTTTAATGACAACTATGTATACGAGAGGCGTTTTCGGTGCATTAACCTAATGATAATGaaggtttattatttaaattcaatgtcaaatatactttattcatgtaggcctaagcaacaagcacttatgaagCACTTAttctagtatttttatttgtgtattctatATGTAGTTTATCAGTATTATTAGTTGTTCAGTTGTTTTCCAATGTTCTAATAAATGCCACTGTTctccttgcaccatttttacatgtctctgtttggaccgatggttgactggtagagaatgccattaggcatttagtccgccatttgtacattatttttatgtgttgtgcaataaagtttaaataaataaataaacgttttacataatatataatattaagctaattatcagtgcaatttattgatgttaatattattctatagtaaagtctattttttattcggtagactaaaatgacatttcatactatgaaatgccattttatgttcatactaggaaatgtcattttagtctaccgaataaaaaaataggttttaatattgggttattatacagatcaaatcaaaaataggtcaaatatgatcacatgatttctggacgccCCCTTACaagaaacatattttataaagacATAAGGTAAGGTAGGTCTTGGAATTCACACAAGAGTAACTGTAAAACAGAGTCTTGATAATTTAATGAAATGAAGGTTTATATAGTGAAAATAGTTAATGGAACCAACataagtgtaaataaataacatggAGGCGTAAGAACTTTCAGACCTATATCATAACTAGCAGGTCCCAATCTGTTTTCGAGGGTTGCCCGGACCTTGCAAAACTTTCTTATTCTATCCACACGTCGATACCTGTGCCGGGGGCCAcgttatattataatatcctAACCCAACTTTGACATTTCTATACCCTCCTCCTCCTTTCCTTACTTAAAATATGGAAATTAAGGATTTACCGCCTTTCATATCAAGCCTACCAAAACGTAACGGAATATTTCAATCACATTACGCTGTTGTGGAAATTAAACAATTTACGCATGAAGTGACAATGTTAAATTAAATCCTTTACAAATATAGAGGTCAGGCTAGGGTGGCGTTCCTCTGACTGGTTCTCGGGATAGCTATATTTCAACGGTTGCACAATCGGCAAAGTTTGCGGGACAGAAAAAGGTCGCTGAGTGCAAACTAAAGAATGGAGCGCTCGATTCAACGCCTTCTTTTTGGCGTAGAATGCTGGATTGGCATTGTGAATATTGTGATTTAAAGTATTGTGGTATCAGCTTATCTTTCTCTTTGTGTTGggattgaataataaataacgtAGCTATCTAAgagatatttttttgcatagTGATTTTTAAATACACGTAGGTACCATGAGATtgagtaataaaataatataaagttTAAAAACATGTTGAATGGTGAAcaatgttttattaattaacgtGTTAATCTCTTTACATTAATCATGTTACAATTTACTatatgtaaggtaaacgtactggtgctcgacgaggtcccagtacatgtcatcttgaaacttaagtcattgtcaattgaggtgacagcaagatgtcatctattgggcattagtatGTCGATcgtagtacgtttaccttatggaTACCTAGTAACCTTTTTCTCAGATAAGGTATATTTACCCACAGATAAGCTAGTCCCAGAAGATCTCCACGAGCACGTGAAGCGCGCGCGGCTGAAGCGGTGGCGGCGCGTGCGGCGGCAGGTAGCCAAGGAGTGCTGCGAGCGGCCGTGCACGGTCAGCAACTTGCTCATGTACTGCCCCGCGGAGTCGGAGGTTGTCAAAGAGCACCCTGACATATTTGGCTGATTGTAACAAGAATGGTGCCAATGGCCCTGCACGGTCAATGCTGTATTAACCCGAAGACAAGCACTGGAGATAACCCTGACATCTTTTGGCCGTGCACGGTCAGCAACTGGCTCATGTACTGCCCCGCGGAGTCGGAGGTTGTCAAAGAGCACCCTGACATATTTGGCTGATTGTAACAAGAATGGTGCCAATGGCCCTGCACGGTCAATGCTGTATTAACCCGAAGACAAGCACTGGAGATAACCCTGACATCTTTTGGCCGTGCACGGTCAGCAACTTGCTCATGTACTGCCCCGCGGAGTCGGAGGTTGTCAAAGAGCACCTTGACATATTTGGCTGATTGTAACAAGAATGGTGCCAATGGCCCTGCACGGTCAATGCTGTATTAACCCGAAGACAAGCACTGGAGATAACCCTGACATCTTTTGGCCGTGCACGGTCAGCAACTTGCTCATGTACTGCCCCGCGGAGTCGGAGTTATAGTCAAAGAGCACCCAGACATATTTGGCTGATTATAACAAGAATGGTGCCAATGGCCCTGCACGGTCAATGCTGTATTAACCCGAAGACAAGCACTGGAGATAACCCTGACATCTTTTCGCTGTACGACAAGTGCTGCATGGTGTTACAATGAGCAACACTGATGGACTACCCTGCAGATGTGCTAGTAGTTAATGAGCACCTTGACATATTTGACTGACTGTACGAAAAAACTGTCTTGTGAGATAAATACTGCTACACGGCTTCGAAAACCCATAAACAGTAGGTGTACccttaaatattttaatgaatggAGGTACGCCGTCAAATGTGATAGTTTAATTGTTAATTTGGATTGCTAGTACAAATTCTTTAGGTAATATATGCGTGCATGGTCTAAAAACATTGTTTAATcgattatatacctacatatagatagacctaaatataaatcatattgatacaattacataatatgttTATTTGGAACATCTATCAAAACAAGTCACCAACATACTACGTAGATGTACATCTAAACTGCTCAATAAATTATCTGCAGCCgcaagtattaatttaattttaatcaattgactttttttttattttaccctGGGGGTCTAGCCGGTAGTCAAGTGATAACCGTTTGTATAAAACGCCAAACAAAAAGGATCATGTCATTTTTCGTTAGTTACATCTACCATACTAGTGTTGAGTCGCTCACTCGTGAGGCACCTCATTTGtaccactcattttgttaatttgtcgcagtacttcataccgcaaaaatgtcttacttcactcctctattcattttactcatttactcgcgcgcatcacaaacacctcttgccacacaaatcattcacacacttcaaatttcaaaaaactCTTATCCTTTCAAATTCACTCGCGAACCTCAAAAACTCGTACACTCCTCACAACTTGCAAAAGAGTCCCTGGATGGCACGAGGTGCTCGCCTGCTCGCCGACATTCAAAACTCAAAATGTCTCAAATGAAGAAACGAGTAATGGCccacactgtcaactgccgaactacaaaccttattgcaacgacaaaaggtccaccgagaaatgcgttgagtttgtaccactcactgcctctctgtgacatgaacacctcaaaaatcctttcaaaatgaaacaatgaattagaaatacccaaagagggagtgagacagacacgcgccgtacttcaatatcgcctcgcgtcaccaccgaaaatacgttaaaaattaaacacgaaagaCAACAAGCGTAAGCGCTGCAAGCTTTCATACATCTTAAGCCTTTTTGATCCTAACTTACTTGTCAAAATGGCGCGAGGAATCAGTCACCAAAAggaagttcgacgtgttgcttctctgttgcacttgtaaattcgtacgtaagtgtgacagggaggcaacataaCGAACATGGATCGCGGTACGCACTCTGTATACCAGACAGGCATTTACGAAGCTTGCTTAGAAACAGTAATCCTTTAGtgactaaaatattattgaaataaattactGTAGCGTACACAATATATGATCatttcaataagtttcaagtttattaaataaaaagtaagtataatttgcataggtaaaataaacatgtagatgtaaattataacgatttgaatttgcaatactttttattaacattatttgtaaacgtttatgattttgacatatttatatttattttgttcgtacGTCGTTGTAGCTAATTTTAGttctctaatacctaatacctagtgataattcttataattataccaaaataacaaaatatggaaATCGTTTTCGCCATTAAATTTACCCGCGGATCTTCCTTGGTGacttttgcatgaaaaaatgaaatgtaaatgtagccggcggcggccggcgcgaatggtgctttgtttaatatcatattgatgatattactgttaaattatctgaggtggtaagtttgtcacttctatataataatgacttgtgaaattattgaatttgttctccttagtttgttaaaaatgtggtagttttatggttaataggtacaagacttatgaaatatatcactacatattatgaaacaaagtcccccgccgcgtctgtctgtatgtgtgtttgtttgtatgttcgcgataaactcaaaaacgactggacggattttcatgcggttttcacctatcaatagagtgattcttcaggaaggtttaggtgtatgtataatttgctaacccgtgcgaagccggagcgggtcgctctcgctagtgattattatacttaaaattatatcaagtagcaaggaggaggactaaacaatctaacaataaaaaagagctaaattagaacaagtttcataaaagcagcaaattaagtTACTATGTGGGATCTTTCTCCTATAAGTTATATTCTTAACCTCCAGAATTGCActccttaattattattatttatttatttataaaggaagtgatgaatacataaatatgtatatacattaaatatttttgtcaccATTGGCCCGTTGGATTAATAGAATAGTCGACACTGAAAATATGCTAGTACCTCACCTCATTTGAAGTAAGACATTGTAAcacctcattttagaaaatgaggtactcatacaaactcattttaaattgatgtcctACCCATCACTATACCATACCGAtgcatttttacttttcgattggcgtttgtcgattTACCTACGATTGTTACGTTGGTTACGGTCCAGATTGTTAAGTTTTTCAACGGCATAGTTACTTAAATGTGCCAGTTTTCGCATGTTCTTACTTCCTGCTCTGCTCACTTGACCTTTCATAAAAGCAAGTAAATTGAGTTTACTTTGCGGTATGTACCACGCGTTCGCGCTCTAGACTCAACTTGGCGTTCATACGTTCATAACTAACTATTATTAGTGGGTAAGTGACTagttttattaaccgacttcaatttcatagaaggaggagattctgtattcggttgtggctatgttttttttttatgtatgttcatcgattactccgagacccgtgggctgatttaagtaattctttttttgttcgaaagaaggtacttccaatgtggtcccacattaatctggagctgttctgatgatgggatccatgagaaattgagggaactcctcaatttttaaatgcacatgtagggtgatttggatgttttcttaagcaactcgagcattttctctcgaaaactaCCAATTTGgtgaagtggacctgatgatgatgattgttttgatgataatcatgaatgacgatttcttaaaatgtacgacgttcagcgattattccgagacccgtggtccgatttgagcaattatttttgtgtttgaagggaactgcct
Protein-coding sequences here:
- the LOC134792492 gene encoding bombyxin A-2 homolog, with product MNSLQYLFIIMVLLGNNLVAPAQEETHQYRLSDPVNKCSHRLSQMIANLCNNMYKIVKRDTRSSIMIDKLVPEDLHEHVKRARLKRWRRVRRQVAKECCERPCTVSNLLMYCPAESEVVKEHPDIFG